The following is a genomic window from Candidatus Thermoplasmatota archaeon.
CGATGATAGTATCGGGCTGCATGGCGGAGATCCAGAGAGATAAGGTCCTTTCTGTAGCCCCTCAAGCAATACTCCTGCCGATTGACGGGATCGAAAGAATCGATGAGGTTCTCGCTCGCTTGGGGATGAGAGGGTCCGATTCCCCATTGCCTCCTTCACCCCCGCTCAGAAATGTGGACATCGCAATCCCAATCGCCCAAGGCTGCCTGGGCGGTTGCACATACTGCATAACAAGACTTGCGAGGGGAGAACTGAGGAGCAGGTTCGTGGAAGACGTTCGGGAGGATGTTCGGCGGGCGGTCGACCAAGGATACAAGGAGGTTCGGGTGTGCGCTCAGGATACGGCGGCCTTCGGGATTGATGGAGGCACGTCCCTTCCCGAGCTTGTTGGTTCGCTTGCGCAACTGCCAGGGGATTTCAGGATCAGAGTCGGCATGATGAACCCCTCCACTCTCGTCCGGATCAGAGATGACCTTCTTGATGTCTTCGCCCACGAGAGGGTCTTCAAGTTCCTCCATCTTCCTGTGCAAAGCGGGAGCGACCGGATACTATCACTGATGGGGAGGGGATACACGTCCAGGGTCTTCGAGGAGCTCGTGGGGGAATTCAGGCGCGCGCTTCCCGACATGGCATTGTCAACGGACATAATCGTGGGATTCCCGGGTGAGGCGGAAAGAGACTTCCAGATGTCATATGACCTGATAAGGGAGATTGAACCCGATTTGCTCAATATCACCCGGTTCTCTGCCAGGGAAGGGACGTCTGCCAGTGAACTGGATGGCAGGGTCGAGGGCTGGGAGGTCAAGAGGCGGTCCAGGATCCTAACGAAGCTGCGGTCAGAGATTGGCAAGAGGAAGAACGAGAGGATTGTCGGGTCGACTCAACACGTCCTGCTGACGGAGACGGTGAAAAAAGGGAGCACGGTCGGAAGAACGATGAACTACAAGCCAGTCGTGTTCAGGGAGGAACTCCCGCTCGGGACCTTTGTGGAAGCAAGGATTACGGGAGCGGAGGACGCCTATCTCTGGGGAGAACTCCTGTAGCTCAGCGGGAGTTTGATATATGAGAAAGCTCTTGAATCGGAATGAAGCCCCGTGGTGTAGTGGTCAAT
Proteins encoded in this region:
- a CDS encoding tRNA (N(6)-L-threonylcarbamoyladenosine(37)-C(2))-methylthiotransferase, which translates into the protein MKVHFEAFGCTLNKGESHRMAEKACKEGFGLAETPDKSDCIVISTCTVIETTERKMLKRISELAGLRKPMIVSGCMAEIQRDKVLSVAPQAILLPIDGIERIDEVLARLGMRGSDSPLPPSPPLRNVDIAIPIAQGCLGGCTYCITRLARGELRSRFVEDVREDVRRAVDQGYKEVRVCAQDTAAFGIDGGTSLPELVGSLAQLPGDFRIRVGMMNPSTLVRIRDDLLDVFAHERVFKFLHLPVQSGSDRILSLMGRGYTSRVFEELVGEFRRALPDMALSTDIIVGFPGEAERDFQMSYDLIREIEPDLLNITRFSAREGTSASELDGRVEGWEVKRRSRILTKLRSEIGKRKNERIVGSTQHVLLTETVKKGSTVGRTMNYKPVVFREELPLGTFVEARITGAEDAYLWGELL